The Ictidomys tridecemlineatus isolate mIctTri1 chromosome 6, mIctTri1.hap1, whole genome shotgun sequence genome includes a region encoding these proteins:
- the LOC144365023 gene encoding uncharacterized protein LOC144365023 gives MTGQGGMLEIQRLRRQRWDRGSVVSRTWPSPRVPTAEGVESYRTSERPRGALVCGGCGPPPLGFGTQGPRPWRPGHALLVLGEQLGQLASGALQDQRKGLSDLEQLDLDGSSPGLPLCWEWSHGV, from the exons ATGACCGGGCAAGGCGGGATGTTGGAGATCCAACGGCTCCGGCGCCAGCGGTGGGACCGCGGATCG GTGGTCTCCCGCACGTGGCCCAGCCCCCGCGTGCCCACTGCCGAGGGGGTCGAGTCCTACCGGACCTCGGAGCGCCCTCGTGGTGCCCTCGTGTGTGGCGGTTGTGGGCCTCCTCCCTTGGGCTTCGGTACTCAAGGTCCCCGGCCTTGGAGGCCAGGCCATGCTCTCCTTGTGCTGGGAGAGCAGTTGGGGCAGCTAGCCAGTGGCGCGCTGCAGGACCAGAGGAAAGGACTGAGCGACCTGGAACAGCTGGACTTGGATGGATCATCCCCCGGGCTGCCCCTATGCTGGGAATGGAGCCATGGCGTCTGA